The Halovivax ruber XH-70 genome includes the window AGCAACTCGCCGACGACTACATCGACCGCCGTAAGGACTACGAACTGCAGGTCAACGAAGGCGGCGTCGAGGGGCGCGTCAACGGCCTCGCCGTCATGGGCGAGGACTCGGGCATCATGCTCCCCGTCATGGCCGAAGTCACGCCCGCCCAGGGCCCCGGCCGCGTCATCGCGACCGGCCAGCTGAAGGAGATGGCTCAGGAGTCGGTCCAGAACGTCTCGGCGATCATCAAGAAGTTCTCCGGCGAGGAGCTCACGACGAACGTCCCCGGCTGGGACGAAGGTCGCTACGAGGACAGCGAGTATCCCCAGTCCTCACTCGCCGGCAAGGACGTCCACATCCAGTTCGTCCAGGCCGGCCAGCAGGGTGTCGACGGCGACTCGGCCTCGATCACGGTCGCGACGGCCGTCATCTCCGCGCTGGAGGACGTCCCGGTCGACCAGTCGGTCGCGATGACCGGCTCGCTGTCGGTCCGCGGCGACGTGCTCCCCGTCGGCGGCGTGACCCACAAGATCGAGGCCGCCGCGAAGACGGGCTGCAAGACGGTCATCATCCCGAAGGCCAACGAGCAGGACGTCATGATCGAAGACGAGTACGAGGAGATGGTCGACATCGTCCCCGTCTCGAACATCAGCGAAGTCCTGGACGTCGCGCTGATGGGCGAGCCGGAGAAGGACTCGCTGCTCGACCGGCTCAAGACCATCACGAACGCCACGCTCGATCAGGGCGTCACTGGCCCCCAGAATCCGAGCCCGCAGTAAGCGATGACCCAGTGGGTGGCGTTCGCGACGATCGTCACGCTTCTCACGGCCGCGATGGTCGTTCTCACACGTCAGACACAGCGATCGCTCACTCCCGTCGAAGCCGGACAGACGACAGCCCTCGAAACGCCGACCCCGGCCAGTGCGACCGAGGGAGACCGACCGACACGGAGCGAGACAGCTACCCACCGAGAGTCGACAGCGGTGACCGAGGCAGACGGCGCGGTGCTATCCTCGACCGCGGATCGCCAACAGGCCGAGCAGCCGAACCCGCCGAACCCGCCGAACGACCCGTACGACCCGTCGACGACCCCATCCGAGTGGGACGACGGTGCAGTCGATCCGTCGGTGGCCCACTCAGAACGCGTCGACGACAGTACCGGGTCAGCGAACGGAACCCGATCCGGACGGATCGTCGCTCGCGTCGGCGACCAGTCGATCACCAGTCGCGCCCTCCGGTGGAACGTCCTCGCTACACAACTGCTGTTTCTTGCCGTCGTCGCGGGAACGATCGTGCTGACGGGCGTCCCACCCGATGTGCTCGGGATCTCGATCACCCGGCAGGGACTGGTAACGGGACTCGGGGTCGGTCTCGGCGCCGGCTTCGGACTCTACGCGGCGAGTGAACTCGCGGGTGCGATCGGGCGACGATTCGGCATGACTCACGACGAGTGGCTCCGCGAGAGTCTGGCGCCCTCGCGACGACGCGGCTGGATCGTCCTGTTCGCCGTCGTCCTGCCGGTGATCGCGGTCTTCGAGGAGTTGCTCTTCCGGGCCGTCCTCGTCGGCGCACTGAGTGTCGGGTTCGGGCTGTCGCCGTGGCTCCTGGCCGTCGCCTCTTCGATCCTGTTCGCAGTCGGCCACGGAGTCCAGGGACAAGCTGGAGTAATCGTCACGGGCGTGATCGGTTTCGTCCTCGCAGCGACGTTCATCGTCACGGGAAACCTCCTCGCGGTCGTCGTCGCCCACTACGTCCTGAATGGCTGTGAATTCGCCGTCTACGAGTATCTCGAATTCGGTTCGACGCGCACGTAGGGATCCGGCGTTCGAATCCGGCGAACCTTTAGTGTGAGCGGGTGAGACTCGACTATGCAAAACGACTCGTCGATGCGCAACCTCCAGGACGCGCCTGAGCGAGTACAGAAGCTCTTGGTCGGTGCGGTCGTCGCCTACTTCGTGCTGTGGCTCGGGTCGATAGTACTTTCCTCGCCGATACTTGCGCTCGCGAGCACCGTACTCTTCGGACTCATCGCTATCGGGATCGGTGTCGTGCTGGTGACGAACGCCAGTTCGACGGGAAGCGTACTCGGACTCTCGGGTGTCGCACTGATCCTCGGTGGCGTCCTCGAACTCGGCTGGATCGTCAGCGAACTGGTCGGTAGCGGGATTCCCGTCGCGAGCCGGCTCGCATCGCTGCTCGTCTTCATCGGTATTCTGGGATACGGATACGCAGTCTGGTCGGCGACCTAGAGTCCTTCGAGGGACCGGAGTCGCTGTTCGACGGCTGGCGGGGCCGCACTCGGTCCATCGCGGACCCGGTGGTCGGGGATAAGCAGCGGTGCCGGATTGGCCTCGAGGGCGGTCCGAACGAGGATGAGGTCGTCGTCATCCTCGGGATCGACGTCGGGCGTCATCGCGGCGAGTCCGGCGACGTCGATGCTCTCGCCGTAGGGAATCGTCCGAACCTGTTCGAGGACGGCTCGCTGATCGGTCGGCACCGTCAACGCGACGGTGACGTCGTCGAACGCGACGTCAGAAACCCCGTCGAGATACTCGAAGACTCGATCGAGGAGCGGGTGGTCCGCAGTGGCATCGTCGTCGGGCTGGGCAGGGAACGAGACGGAGATGACACGACCGCTCGCGACGCCGATCTGGACGGCACGCTCTAGATACGCGGCCTCCCGTGCGTAGATGCCAGCATCTTCCATGTCGGATCGGAGGGGAGCGAGTCCCTTGAAGATTCGGCTCGCCGTGAGAGTCGTCGCCCCCACATCGCCGCGTCACTGCCACGTCCGATGACCAGGTGGTCCTCAGGTGCCGCCACAGCGATCGTACCGCCCGATAGCGATCGGTTCGATAACGCGATGGATCGAGACGCACAAGCGTTATGTATAGACCAGTTCATTGGTGTACTATAATGAACGACAAAGGACTCGATCCGGCCGTTCGGTCGATCCTCGAAGCGGCACGGGATCGATCGGGCCGTGGCGACGAGCGGCTGTCGGTACACGCTCGGTCGCTGGCGGCGGCGATCGAGCGGGCCGAGTCGGACGGGCGCGTCCCGATCGTCGCGGAGGTGAAACCGACGAGCCCGACGACCGACGGCGTTCGGACGGACGACCCCGTCGAGCTCGCACAGCAGATGGTCGACGGCGGCGCGACCGCGATTTCGGTGTTGACCGAACCCGATCACTTCGACGGGTCGACCGCGGCGCTCGCGCGCGTTCGCGAGGCCGTCTCGGTTCCCGTCCTCCGGAAGGACTTCGTCGTCCGTGAAGAGCAACTCGACGCCGTCGAAGCAGACCTCGTCTTGCTCATCGCACGGTTCGTCGACGAACTCGACGAACTCGTCTCGGCCGCACTCGATCGCGGCCTCCAGCCGATCGTCGAAGTCCACGATCGAGCGGAACTACGCCGCGCACTGGCAACGGAGACGGCCGTCGTCGGCATCAACAATCGCGACCTCGCCTCACTCGAGGTCGATCTGACGACCGTCGAGCGCGTCGCGGCTGTCGAGGACCCGTCACTCCGCCAGGCGCTCGACGACGTGACCCTGGTCGCCGAGAGCGGCGTCTCGACGCCCGCGGACGTCCGCCGGATGCGCGAGGCCGGGGCCGACGCCCTGCTCGTCGGGAGCGCCATCATGGACGGCGACGTGGCGGCGAACACCCGAGCGCTCGTGAACGCGGAGCGCGCTGTAGAAACGGACGATGCCGACACCGCATCGGAGGTGGACGCTGCGTGACCGATAGCATCCACCCGGGCACACTGGAAACGGACGACGAAGCGGCGACCGACGGTCGCTTCGGCGAGTACGGCGGCCAGTACGTGCCGGAAGCGCTCGTCCCGGCGCTTTCGGAACTCGCCGACGCCTACCAGCGCTACGTCATCGACAACGAGGACGGCTTCCGCGACGAGTTGCGCGAGCATCTGCAGACCTTCGCCGGCCGGCCGACACCGTTGCAGCGGGCGGACCGCCTCAGCGAGCGCTACGACCGGGAGATCTACCTCAAGCGCGAGGACCTCGTCCACGGCGGCGCACACAAACTGAACAACGCGCTCGGGCAGGTACTGCTCGCGAAATACATGGGCAAAGAGCGCGTCATCGCGGAGACCGGCGCCGGCCAGCACGGCACCGCGACGGCGATGGCCGCGGCCCACCTCGACATGCCCTGCGAGATCTACATGGGTCGCACCGACGTCAACCGCCAGCGGCCCAACGTCTACCGCATGCGGATGAGCGGCGCCGAGGTGACACCGGTCGACGCCGGCAGTGCGACGCTCAAGGAGGCCATCAACGAGACGATGCGCGACTGGGCGGGCAGCGTTGAGACGACCCACTACGCCGTGGGGTCCGTCGTCGGCCCGCACCCGTTTCCGGCGATGGTCCGTGACTTCCAGGCCGTCATCGGCGAGGAGATCCGGGCCCAGATCCGCGACGAGATCGGTCGCCTGCCCGACAGCGTCGTCGCCTGCGCGGGCGGTGGCTCGAACACGATGGGAACCTTCGACGCCTTCGTCGATCACACGGAACGACGGGCCGAGGACGATTCACGCGGACGAAGCCCGCAGGAAGACACCGAAGGCGTCGCACTCCACGCCGTCGAGGCCGGCGGATCGGACCTCGGCGTCGACGAGGAGACCGGCGTCGCACCCAATTCGGCATCACTCTCGACGGGCACCGACGGCGTCCTCCACGGCGCCCTGACGAAGCTCCTCCAGACGGCGGACGGGCAGGTCGTCGAGTCCCACAGCGTCAGCGCCGGGCTCGACTACGCCGGGGTCGGCCCCGAACTGGCGAACCTGGTCGACCGCGGGCGCGTGACGCCGGCGACCGTCGACGACAAGGCTGCACTGGAGGCCTTTCACCGCCTCTCTCGACTCGAAGGGATCATCCCGGCCCTCGAATCCAGCCACGCACTGGGATACATAGAAGAGCGCCTCGGCGCTGTCGGCGGGACATCGAGCGCTGACGACGATGACAGCGAGACACCGAGACCTGACGACGATGACGACCTCGGCGAGGTCATCGTCGTGACCGTCTCCGGACGGGGTGACAAGGATCTGGAGACGGTTCTGGAGGAGACCGAGCGACGAGACCTCGAGGCGGCTCCGGATGTAGAGGTGTTCGACGGATGAAGACCGCAGACGGGTCATCGAACGACGATTCGGCGACCGGCGGGTCGGGGGACGACGAACCGAGCGAAAGTCGGATCGAGACGGCGATCCGGGACAATCATCCGGCGCTGATCACGTACCTCACCGCCGGAGACCCCGGGCTTGACGAGACGAGACGCTACGTCGAGGCGCTGGATCGCGGCGGCGCCGACGTGATCGAACTCGGCCTGCCGTTTTCCGAACCCGTCGCCGAGGGGCCGACGATCCAGGCGGCGATCACGCGCGCCCTCGAGGCCGGCACGACGCCCGAGGGATTCTTCGACCTGGTCGACACGCTCGACACGGAGGCACCGCTCGTCTGTATGACCTACACCAACCTGCTCATGCAGTACGGCCCCGCCGACTCCGGCACCGACGTTTCGCCGTTCGTCGAACGGGCGGCCGCGGTCGGACTCGAC containing:
- a CDS encoding MGMT family protein yields the protein MEDAGIYAREAAYLERAVQIGVASGRVISVSFPAQPDDDATADHPLLDRVFEYLDGVSDVAFDDVTVALTVPTDQRAVLEQVRTIPYGESIDVAGLAAMTPDVDPEDDDDLILVRTALEANPAPLLIPDHRVRDGPSAAPPAVEQRLRSLEGL
- the trpC gene encoding indole-3-glycerol phosphate synthase, whose translation is MNDKGLDPAVRSILEAARDRSGRGDERLSVHARSLAAAIERAESDGRVPIVAEVKPTSPTTDGVRTDDPVELAQQMVDGGATAISVLTEPDHFDGSTAALARVREAVSVPVLRKDFVVREEQLDAVEADLVLLIARFVDELDELVSAALDRGLQPIVEVHDRAELRRALATETAVVGINNRDLASLEVDLTTVERVAAVEDPSLRQALDDVTLVAESGVSTPADVRRMREAGADALLVGSAIMDGDVAANTRALVNAERAVETDDADTASEVDAA
- the trpB gene encoding tryptophan synthase subunit beta, with protein sequence MTDSIHPGTLETDDEAATDGRFGEYGGQYVPEALVPALSELADAYQRYVIDNEDGFRDELREHLQTFAGRPTPLQRADRLSERYDREIYLKREDLVHGGAHKLNNALGQVLLAKYMGKERVIAETGAGQHGTATAMAAAHLDMPCEIYMGRTDVNRQRPNVYRMRMSGAEVTPVDAGSATLKEAINETMRDWAGSVETTHYAVGSVVGPHPFPAMVRDFQAVIGEEIRAQIRDEIGRLPDSVVACAGGGSNTMGTFDAFVDHTERRAEDDSRGRSPQEDTEGVALHAVEAGGSDLGVDEETGVAPNSASLSTGTDGVLHGALTKLLQTADGQVVESHSVSAGLDYAGVGPELANLVDRGRVTPATVDDKAALEAFHRLSRLEGIIPALESSHALGYIEERLGAVGGTSSADDDDSETPRPDDDDDLGEVIVVTVSGRGDKDLETVLEETERRDLEAAPDVEVFDG
- a CDS encoding CPBP family intramembrane glutamic endopeptidase, whose product is MTQWVAFATIVTLLTAAMVVLTRQTQRSLTPVEAGQTTALETPTPASATEGDRPTRSETATHRESTAVTEADGAVLSSTADRQQAEQPNPPNPPNDPYDPSTTPSEWDDGAVDPSVAHSERVDDSTGSANGTRSGRIVARVGDQSITSRALRWNVLATQLLFLAVVAGTIVLTGVPPDVLGISITRQGLVTGLGVGLGAGFGLYAASELAGAIGRRFGMTHDEWLRESLAPSRRRGWIVLFAVVLPVIAVFEELLFRAVLVGALSVGFGLSPWLLAVASSILFAVGHGVQGQAGVIVTGVIGFVLAATFIVTGNLLAVVVAHYVLNGCEFAVYEYLEFGSTRT